In the Streptomyces sp. WMMC940 genome, CAGGATGAGCGTGGTGTCGGCGACGTACGGCCGGATCTGGTCGGCGAAGCCCAGCATCTCCTGGACGACGCGGTCCGTCTCGATGGCACGGCGGTTGAAGACCTTGGCCAGGAGCTGGTTCTTCTGCTCCAGCGCCGCCTCGACCTTCTGCGTCAGGATCGACTCGTCGTACAGGTCCTGGACCCGGATGCCGACTCGGTTGATCTTGTCGGCGTACGTCGGGCCGATGCCGCGGCCGGTGGTGCCGATCTTGCGCTTACCCAGGAACCGTTCCGTCACCTTGTCGAGCGTGACGTTGTACGAGGTGATCAGATGGGCGTTTCCGCTGATCAGAAGCTTGGACGTGTCGACGCCACGCTCGTTCAGCCCGCTCAGCTCGGAGAGCAGGACCGCCGGGTCGACGACGACTCCGTTGCCGATGACCGGGGTGCATCCCGGCGAGAGGATTCCGGAAGGGAGGAGGTGGAGCGCATACTTCTGGTCACCGACCACCACGGTGTGGCCGGCGTTGTTACCACCCTGGTAACGCACCACGTAATCCACGGATCCACCGAGGAGGTCGGTGGCCTTTCCCTTGCCTTCGTCACCCCACTGAGCACCGAGCAGCACAAGTGCGGGCACAGGCGTACACCCCTTCCGGGCGGGGCATGTCCATGGTCGGGGGCCTGAGCCGCCAACCGGTGTGCCCCGGAATAGACGAAGCCCCTGGCGCAATAGCGCAAGGGGCTCTTGCACAAAGATGCTACCCGAGGAAGGACCGAGGTGTCGGCTCCCGACCAGCTCCTGGTGGTCATCGACCCGGTCGCCCGCCGTTTCGACGGCGAGTCCGTTCGTATCGCGAAGGATGTGCTGTGTGCCGGGTCGGCGGCGAAAATCTGCCTGCCCGACGGGCCCGAGGAGTTTTCCCGCGCCCTCGCCCGAAGGGGCTCCCGGCGCCCTGTCGTGATCGGTGACGACCGCGCGCTGCTGCGCGCCGTGGGCTCGCTGCACCGGGCGCGGGAGCTCGCCGACGAGGCCCTGTCGCTGGTCCCGGTCGGGGCCGGCGCGTCCGTGGAAGTGGCCCGGTCGCTGGGCGTGCCGACCGGCGCGGTGGCGGCAGCCCGGGCGGTCCTCGACGGAGCCGCCCACCACCTGGATCTGCTCGCCGACGACAGTGACGGGGTGGTGCTGGCCGATCTGCGCATCCCGGCGGGTCCTGCCGCCGCGGCCGCGGGGGCGCCGGGGCGGACCGGCTCGGTGTGGCACACCTGCCGCTCCCTGGTGCGCACGTTCGTCCGTCCTGTTCCGCCGGCACCTCCCGGCGTACGGACCGGCGTACGGACGCACCGGCTGCGGGTGGAGGCGGACGGAGTGGTGCTGAGCGATCTGGACGAGCCGGTCGAGGACGTACGCGTCCGCGCGGCCGACGGCGCCGCGGAGGTGACCGTGCACCGCAGATCCGACCCGGGGCCCATACGGAGCCTGGCGAAGGTCGTCACCGTCTCGGGTGCCGACTTCCGCTACCGCGCCGACGCCCTCGTCGCCGGACCGGTCCGGCGACGCACCTGGACCCTGCGGCCCAGGGCATGGTCGCTGACCCTGCCGGCGCCGGGGGCCGTCGCGGAGTGAGAGCGGGAGAGGTGAAGGCCGCGGGTGGGGAACCGGAGCGCCGCCCGGCGGGGCGCACCCGTGCGCGCTCCGGACCGGGGAGCGCCGGGTCGCCGTGAGAACCGGGAACCCGCGTCAGGGCCGGCCGAACATCCGCTCGCGGTGCTCCCGCCAGCGCTCCATCATCGCCGTGAGCTCGACCTGGACGAAGTCGAAGAACGCGACGGTCTCCTCGAGCCGGCGGCCCGCCGGCGTCTCGGCGCCGAGGCTCGTCACCCCTTCTCGCAGGGATTCCGACCAGCGTTTCAGGACGGCGTCGCGGTTGGTGAGCGCCTCGTACCACTGGTCGCTGTGGACCCGGTAGCGCTCGCGGCGGGAACCGGGCTCCCGTTCCCGCGAAACCATGTGCTGCTGCGCCAAATAGCGCACGGCACCGGACACCGCCGCAGGGCTGACCTGCAGTTGCTCTCCGAGCTCGGCGGAGGTCAGCGCTCCGGAGTCGGAGGAGAGCAGAGCGGCGAAGACCCTGGCCGGCATGCGCGTCATGCCGGCCTCGACGAGCTGGGCCGCGAATCGTTCCACGAAGAGCGAGACCGCCTCCGCGTCCCTGGCCTTCCCGGTCATCGGCGTCATCCCCGGATCATCTCCCCTGTTCAGGAACCCGGATCCGAGTTTATACGCTTCCTTAACTTCACAAATTTCTGAAGATAGCTTAGCTTCTGAATCATGACGAAGGCCATCAGCGTCGCCGGACTGCACAAGTCGTTCGGCCGGGCACACGCACTGGACGGCCTCGACCTGTCGGTCGGGACCGGTGAGGTCCACGGCTTCCTCGGACCCAACGGCGCCGGGAAGTCCACCACCATCCGCATCCTGCTGGGACTGCTGCGTGCCGACTCCGGCGCCGCCCGGCTGCTGGGCATGGACCCCTGGAAGGACGCCGTCGAACTGCACCGCCGGATCGCCTACGTACCCGGCGACGTGACGCTCTGGCGCAACCTCTCCGGCGGAGAGGTCATCGACCTCTACGGCAGGCTGCGCGGCGGGCTCGACAGGGCGCGCCGGAACCGGCTGACCGAGCGGTTCGAACTCGACCCCACCAAGAAGGGGCGCACGTACTCCAAGGGCAACCGGCAGAAGGTGGCCCTGGTCGCCGCGTTCGCCTCCGAGGTCGACGTGCTGATCCTCGACGAACCGACGAGCGGGCTCGACCCGCTGATGGAGGGGGTCTTCCAGAGCTGCGTCGCCGAGGAACGCGACCGCGGCCGGACGGTCCTGCTCTCGAGCCATGTGCTCAGCGAGGTCGAGGCGCTGTGCGACCGGGTCAGCATCATCCGCAAGGGGCGGACGGTGGAGAGCGGTTCACTCGCCGACCTGAGGCACCTCACCCGCACCAGCGTCAGCGCCGATCTCGCGGGCGCGCCCGACGGGCTCGCGCGGCTGCCCGGGGTGCACGAACTCGACGTCCAGGGCCCGGCGGCCGCCTCCGAAGGTGCCGGGTGCCGGGTCCGCTTCCAGGTCGACACCGACAAGCTGGACGCGGTGCTGCGCTCCCTCACCGGCGCCGGTGTGCGGTCGCTCACCAGCACCCCGCCCACACTGGAGGAGTTGTTCCTCCGGCACTACGAGGACGACGTGCGCGGAAGCGAGCCGGACGACAGCGGCGGACGCGGCACCCGTGCGGAAGGGGCGATGGTGCGATGACCGCGGCCGCGGAGACCCGTGCGGCGCACGCGCCCCGGCGGGGCGGCGGACCGGGCACCGGAAGCCGGCCGCTCGCCGGCACGGGCACCCTGCTCCGGCTGGCGCTCCGCCGGGACCGGATCGTGCTGCCCGTCTGGGTACTGGTGGTCGCAGGGATGGTCGTCAGCGGTGTCGGCTCCTTGCAGGCGCTGTACGACACCCAGGCCGAACGGGCCGGACTCGCCGCGTCGATGGCCGCGAACGGCTCGCTGCGCAGCCTCTACGGTCCGGTGTTCGGTGACAGCACCGGGGCGCTGGTCGCCTGGCGCTTCGGGACGTTCGCGGCCGTGCTGGCCGCGGTGATGAGCCTGATCGTCGTGGTGCGCCACACCCGCGAGGAGGAGGAGACGGGCCGTCAGGAACTGCTGTCCTCGGCCATGGTGGGCCGGCGCGCCCCGCTGACGGCCGCGCTGCTCACCGCGGGTCTCGCCAATGCCGCGGTCGCACTGCTGATCACGGCCGGACTGGCCCGGCTGGGATCCGCCGGCGCGCTCGCCCTCGGCCTCGCGGTCGGCGGCACCGGCATGGTGTTCGCCACGACGGCGGCGATCGTCGCCCAGCTCACGGAGAGCGCCCGGCTCGCCAAGGGAGCGACGGCTGCCGTGCTGGGCGTCGCGTTCGTCCTGCGCGCCGCCGGCGACGCGGGCACGGCGGGCGCCCCCGTCCGGGGCGGCCTCGGCGGTGGATCGTCCCTGCTGACCTGGCTGTCCCCCGTGGGCTGGGCCGAGAACGTCCGGGCCTACGCGGACGAGCGCTGGTGGGTGCTGCTGCTGATGCTCACCGCGGCGGTCGCACTGGGGGCCGCCGCGTACGCCCTGGCCGGGCGCAGGGACGTCGGCATGGGCTTCCTGGCCACCCGACCGGGGCCCGCCGAAGGGCGGATCACCACCGCGGGCGGGCTCGCGTGGCGGCTCCAGCGCGCCACCTGGGCGGGCTGGGCGGCCGGCTTCCTGCTCACCGGGATCGTCTTCGGCGGCATGGCCGACGGTGCGGCGGACCTGGTCGGCGACAACGAGCAGGCCAAGCAGATCTTCGAGCGGATGGGCGGGCAGACGGCGCTCACCGACGCGTTCCTCGCCGCGATGGTCGGCATGTTCGGGCTGGTCGCCGCCCTGTACGCGGTCGGGGCCGTGCTCCGCATGCACGGCGAGGAGACCTCCCGGCGCGCGGAACCGGTCCTCGCGAACGCGGTCGGCAGGACCGCCTGGGCCGCCGGTCATCTGGCCGTCGCCTTCGGCGGCACCGTGCTGGTCATGCTGCTCGCCGGGGCGGGCCTGGCCCTCGGCCACGGCGGGGACCTGCTCCCGATCGCGGGCGCCGCGCTCGCCCAGGTGCCGGCCGTGTGGACGCTCGCGGGCGTGGCGCTGCTGCTGTACGGGGCCGTCCCCAGGGCCGCGACGGCGGGCTGGGCCGTGGCGGGGCTGTGCCTCGCCCTCGGCTGGGTCGGCCCCGCGCTCGGCCTCCCCCGGGCCGTGCTGAACCTCTCGCCCTTCGGTCACCTGCCGAAGCTCCCCGGACCGCGGATGGACTGGCCGCCGGTGCTGCTCCTGACGGCGCTCGCGGTGTCTCTGGTGGCCGCCGGACTCGCGGCCTTCCGCCGCCGGGACCTGCAGACCTGACGGGCACCGCCCACGGGCCCGGAGACCCACCGGCAGGAAGGACCCCACGGGCCGGAACCCCGGTGACCCGGAACCCCGCCGGCCCCGCCCACGGCGGAGCGGCGGGCGCCGAGGCCCTCCCGCACCGGTCTCCGGAACCATCGGGGACGCTGCCGCGTCCGTGGCAGTCATGAGGGAAGAGACGAAGGGCTCCGCGGGCTGCCTCCTCGCGGCCGGGGGCGCGGCCACCGCGCTGCTCGCCTGGGCACCGCTGGCCAGGATCAACATCGACGGCGGATTCGCGCAGTGGCACCGGGACCTGAGCGTGCTCTACGTCGACCTCCCGCTGATCGCCCTCGGCGGTGCACTGCTGCCGCTCGCCGTCTGGGCCGCCGGTCTGCGGTGGCTGCACCGCCCCTGGCTCGCCGCGGTGGCCGCGGTGACCGTGCTCGCCCTCGGTGTCTGGGGCCTGACCAGCTGGTGGATGCCGTACGAGCGACCGGAGTTCGTCTACTGAGACCGCGCGCACGGGAGCACCTCACAACTCCACGCGCAGCTCCCGCAGCCCTCTGATCACGTACCCCGGCTTCCACTCCGGTTCCGCCGCGAGCCGCATCGTCGGTGCCTGCCGCAGCAGTTCGCCGAAGGAGGCGGCCAGCTCGACCCGGGCCAGGGGAGCGCCCAGGCAGTAGTGGATTCCGGCTCCGAAAGTGATGTGCGGGTTGTCGGCGCGGCCGAGGTCGAGGTCGCCGGGGCGCTCGAAGCGGGCCGGGTCCCGGTTGGCCGAGCCGAAGAGCAGGGCCAGCTCCGAGCCGCGCGGGACGACCGTGCCGCCGATCTCGATGTCGTCGAGCACCCAGCGTTCGAACATCTGCAGCGGGGTGTCGTACCGCATCAGCTCTTCCACGGCTGTGGACAGCAGCGCGTGGTCGGCCCGCAGACGTGCCAGTTCCCCGGGGTGGCGGAACAGCGTCCACCAGCCGTTCGCGGTGGTGTTGACGGTCGCCTCGTGCCCCGCGTTGAGCAGCAGCACGCAGGTGGACACCAGCTCCTGCTCGCTGAGCGTCTCCCCCTCGTCGTGCGCCGAGACCAGCGCCGAGACGAGGTCCTCGCCCGGCTCGGCGCGGCGCGCGGCGATCAGCTCCCTCAGGTACGCGGAGAACTCCACCGAGGCCCGGACGGCACGCGCCGCGGTCTCCTCGGACGGGTTCAGCTCGAACATCCCGCAGATGTCCGCGGACCAGGGCCGCAGAAGGCCGCGGTCGGACTCCGGTATCCCGAGCATCTCCGCGATGACCGCGACCGGCAGCGGCTCGGCGACCTCCGCCAACAGGTCGCCACCGCCGTTCTTCGCCAGCCGGGCCACCAACCCGGCGGCCAGTCGGCGCACGGTCGGCTCCAGCGCCTGCACGGTGCGCGGGGTGAATGCCTTGGTCACCAGCCGCCGGATCCGTGTGGGGTCGGGCGCCTCCAGGTCCAGCAGCCCGTTGTCGTTCAGCGTGTGGAAGGGCTCGTGCCCGGGCGGCGGGGGCATGCGCCCGAACTCCTCGTGGGTGAAGCGGTGCAGATACGTCCGGCCGAGCCGGCGGTCCCGCAGCAGCGCGGACACCTCGGCGTGGTGCGGCACGAGCCACTGCCTGGTCGGCTCGAACCAGTGCACCCGCCCCCGGTCGCGGAGTTCCGCGTACGCGGGGTACGGGTCCGCGGTGAAGGCGGGCGACCAGGGAGCGAACTCGGCAGCATCCATACGCGGACGCTAGCCGCCCGCGGCGAGGTCCGGGAGGGGTCCCCGGGTGGTTCGATGAGGGCGTCACCGTGCGTGCCGCCCCGACCTCACCGGGCCATCGGCGGCACACACCGTCCCGGAGCACCGATCCTGTCCACACCCCTCGCGGAGGCCCCGTCGTCCTGCTGCTGCTCCTCGTGCTCGCCCGCGCGGTGATCAGCTGGGAGTTCCAGCCCACCCGGCTCGGCGACGATCCTCGTGCTCGCCCGCGCGGTGATCAGGCCCTTCGGCCTGCCGGAAGCGGCCGTGGCCGCCGGCGGCGGCCGTCAGCCCGGTGTGACCAGCCTCGCCTCGTAGGCGAACACCGCCGCCTGCGTCCGGTCGCGCAGCCCCAGCTTCACCAGGATCCTGCTGACATGGGTCTTGATCGTGGACTCCGCGACGACGAGGTGCGAGGCGATCTCCGCGTTCGACAGGCCCTGCGCGATCAGGACGAGGACCTCCGTCTCACGTTCGGTCAGCTCGCCGATCCGGGCGAGGGCGGGCGTCCTGGGCGCCGCCGAGATCCGGGAGAACTCCGTGATCAGCCTGCGGGTGACGGTCGGCGCGAGCAGGGCCTCGCCTGCCGCCACCACCCGCACCCCGTCGGCCAGTTGGCGGGCGGAGGCGTCCTTCAGCAGGAAGCCGGAGGCACCGGCGCGCAGTGCCTGGTACACGTACTCGTCCAGGTCGAAGGTCGTCAGCACGAGCACCTTCGCCTCGCTGTCGGCCGCGACGATCTCCCGGGTGGCCTCGATGCCGTTGAGCTCGGGCATGCGGATGTCCATCAGGACCACGTCGGGGCGCAGCGCGTCGACCTGCGCGACCGCCTCGCGGCCGTTGACCGCCTCGCCGATCACCTCGATGTCGGGCATGGCGTTCAGCAGGACGGAGAAGCCCTCGCGGACCATCGCCTGGTCGTCGACGATGAGGACGCGAATGGTCATGCGGTCTCGTCCTTCGCGACGGGGACGAACACGGCGACCTCGTAGCCGCCGTCCTCCGTGGGGCCGGTGGTCATCTCGCCGTTGAGCATGGAGACGCGCTCGCGCATCCCCGTGAGGCCGTGGCCCGTTCCGGTGGAGAGGGGCGGGCGGAGCCCTCGCTCGGGGGAGCCGGCGGGATGACGCGCGGGTTTCACCAGGCCGCGGACCGGGCCGTTGACGACGCGGACGCCGAGCCCGCCGAGGACGTACGACACCTCGACCTTCGCGGAGGCGCCCGGCGCGTGGCGCAGAGCGTTGCTCAGGGCCTCCTGGACGATGCGGTACGCCGAGAGCTCGACGCCCGGGGGAAGCTGCCGGACCGCTCCGGTGACCGCGAGACCGACCTCGAGGCCGGCGTCCCGGACGTTCCCCAGCAGCCCGTCGAGATCGGCGAGGGTCGGCTGGGGCGCGTCGGGGGCCTCGTAGTCCTCCGCCCGTACGACACCGAGGACGCGGCGCAGTTCGGTGAGCGCGGCCACGGCGTTCTCCCTGATCGTCACGAACGCCTGCTCGAGCTCGGGCGGCGGGTTCTCCACGCGGTAGGGAGCGGCCTCCGCCTGGATGGCGACGACCGACATGTGGTGGGCGACCACGTCGTGCAGTTCGCGGGCGATGGTGGTGCGCTCCTCCAGCAGGGTGCGCCGGTCGCGCTCGACGGCGGTGACGCTCTGCTGGGCGGCGACCTCGCGCTCCGCGTCCCTGCGGACCTGTGCCAGTGACACGACGAGCAGCGCGACGGCGGCGACGAACATCAGCGGTGCGGTGGCGCCGGGGTAGCCGCGGCCGAGGACGGACTCGGCGAACAGGCCGTACGCCCCGGTCAGCAGCCACATCCAGAAGGCGGCCCGCGGCCGGGTCCGTGCCGCGACGACGGTCAGCACGGCGAGATGGGAGGCGATGGTGGCCGGGGCCCACGGCCACTCGCCCCAGGTTCCGGCGAGGACCGCGAGGAACGGTGTCGTGGCGAGCGAGGCCCAGAAGGCCAGCACCGGACGGACCAGCGTCATCAGCACCGTGGCCGCGGGAACCGCCGTGAGGACGAGGAGGACGAGGCCGAAGGCGCCGGAGGTGGTGGAGGCACCGATGAGCAGCACCAGCAGGGCGCCGGCCGCGACGACCGCGTGCGGGGTCCAGGCGGCGTACCGGCGGATCCGCGCCGGCAGCCGCCGGATCACCGGTCCGTCGCCCGCCAGCGGAGCCAGCGGCCGGTACGCGAAGGCGTCGTGGAAGAGGTCCTGCCGCAGCCCGCCGAGCGCGCCCATGGCCAGGCGGAACTCGGGGCTGCGGCTGTCGGCTTCGGTGCGCGGTATGCGCTGCGTGGTCGGCGTGTCGGTCACGTCAGCAAAGGTACGGCCGGAGTACGGACGCGGTCGTCACCTGTGGTGGGGATACTTCCGCGTCCGTCCCAGGTACTACTCGGGTCCTCCCAGGTCAGGCGCGGAACGCGGGCGCGTGCTCGGCGGCCCACTCGGCGAAGGTCCGCGCCGGGCGGCCGGTGACCCTCCGCACGGTGTCGACGACGGTCCGGCCCTCGGGCGGAGTGTTGCCGTACACGTCGAGCAGGAAGTCGACCACGTCCTGCGGCAGACCGGCGGCCCGCCACCTGGAGACGGCCTCGTCCGGGGTGAGTTCCGTCAGGGCGATGTCCCTGCCCCGGGCCTTCGCGAGCGTGTCCACCTTGTCCTGCAGGCTCAGCACCTCGGGCCCGGTGATCAGGTACGTCTCCCGGTCGTGGCCCTCCTCGGTGAGGGCGACCGCGGCGACGGCGCCGATGTCGGCCTCGTGGACCATGGCGCTGAGTCGATCGGTGAACGGTTCGCCGACCGTGTCCTCGGCACGGATCCCCTCGGCCCACTCCAGCGCGTTCGCCATGAACTCGACCGGCATCAGCACCGTCCAGGCGAGGCCGCTCTTCTGCACGGCGTCCTGGAGCGGGGTGTCACCACCGCCGTTCAGCACGGTGATCCGCCCCACCCCGGCCTCACGGGCGAGTGCGACGATCTCCGGTCCGGTCTCCAGCGGAGCCATGTACTCCCCGCCGAAGGTGATGAGGTGCAGTCCGGTGACGCCCTCCAGGGCCGGTGCCAGGCCGTCCGGATCGGTGAGGTCGCCGTGGACCGCCTCGGCGCCCGCCGGCAGCGAGGCGCGGGCCCGGCCGGGGTCGCGGGTCAGGGCGCGGACCGTGTGCCCCCGGTCGAGCAGTTCGGCGACGACCTGGCGGCCGACCGTCCCGGTGGCTCCGGCGACGAGGATCTTCTGGGGGTGCGTGGGGTTCGTCATGTGCCCACCGTAGGAAGGCTTGCGGACACCTTCTGTCCGCAACTCTTCCGCGCACCGCACCCGCCGGCGATCCGCCTCGCCGGGCCTGGGCGGAAGCCGTCACCAGGCGAGCTGCGCGATCTCCTCCGCCACCACCGCGCAGGCGTCCGCCGACGGGTCGATGAGCGGGAAGTGGCCGACGTCCCCGAGCAGGGTGAGACCGACCGTCTCGCCCGCCTTCGCGGCCGCGTCGACGAAGGACTCGGCGACGGCCTGCGGCACGACGGTGTCCTCGCGGCCCTGGACGACGGCCGTGGCGATCCCGGTGGGCAGCAGCACGGCCGGATCCGCGGAGCCCGCGCGCGCCTCGAACTCCGCCTCCCCGCCGAGGAGCTGGTGCACCGCGCCGCCGCAGACGTCCAGCTCGGCCGCCCGCCCCAGGTCTGCGATCGGCGCCAGCGCGACGACTCCGCGCAAGAGCGGCTCGGCCGGGAGCCGCCAGGGCGAGCCCGCCGGCAGTACGTGCCGGGCGGCCGCCCACAGCGCCAGATGCCCGCCCGCCGAATGGCCGGTGAGGACCGTGCGCCTCGGGTCGGCCTGCGGCAGCGCCGTGCGGGCCAGTTCCGGCAGCGCGTCCAGCGCCGCCGCGACGTCGTCGAACGTCTCCGGCCAGCGACCGGCGGCCGGCCCGCCGCCGTCCTGGTCGCCGCCGCCCTGCTCCCCGCGCTGCTGGGGCAGCGACGCGCCCCTGCGGTACTCCACGTTCGCCACGGCGAAACCGCGCCGCGCCAGGAAGTCCGCGAACGGGGTGATGTGCCGCCGGTCGTACGGCGCCCGCCACGCTCCGCCGTGCAGCACCACCACCAGCGGCGCCGGCTCCCGGCCGTCGCGCGGCGCGTAGAAGTCGACGACCTGGTCCGGGTGTTCGCCGTACGCCGCCGAGGCGTCCGGGGCGACGGCCGGGTGCGACAGGGCCGAGGCCTCCTCGGCGGCGTCGCGAGCTGCGGCGGGGTCCGGCATGCTGCTCCAACCTTTCGGTGAGGGGGCCGAGTCGGCCTGGCCAGCCGGGACGGTACCAGGCCGTCGGCCCCCGTGATCAGCCGCCGGCCGGGACGTCCACCGCGGTCAGGACCTCGGCGAGGACCCGTGCCGCGCGCTCGGTGTCCGCGAAGCCGACGTACAGCGGGGTGAAGCCGAAGCGCAGCACGTCGGGACGGCGCAGATCGCCGACCACGCCGCGGGCGATCAGGGACTCCATGACCGCGGATGCGTCGGGGCAGGCCAGCGCCACCTGGCTGCCCCGCTCGGCGTGCGCGGCCGGGGTGAGCGGGGTGACCCGGCCGCGCGGCACGTACGCCTCGACGCACTCGAGGAAGAAGTCGGTGAGGGCGAGGCTCTTGGCCCGTACCGCCTCCACCGTGACCCCGTCCCACACGTCGAGCGCCGCCTCCAGTGCCAGCATCGAGAGGATGTCGGGCGTGCCGACCCGGCCGCGCACCGCGCCCTCGGCCGGCGCGTAGCCGCGGGTCATCCCGAAGGGGTCGGCGTGCGAGTTCCAGCCGGGCAGCGGCGAGTCGAAGCGGTCCTGGTGGCGCTCGGCCACGTACAGGTACGCGGGCGAACCGGGTCCGCCGTTGAGGTACTTGTACGTACAGCCGACCGCGAGGTCCACCCCGTGCTCGTCGAGGCCGACGGGCAGCGCGCCCGCGCTATGGCACAGGTCCCAGACCGCGAGGGCGCCCCGCTCGTGCAGTGCGGCCGTGATCCCGGGCAGGTCGTGGAGACGGCCGGTGCGGTAGTCGACGTGGTTCACCAGCGCGGCGGCCGTGCGCGGGCCCACCGCGTCCGCCACGTCGGCGGGGTCGACGACGACGGTCCGGCGGCCCGTGAGCCGGGCGGCCGACTCGGCGATGTACCCGTCGGTGGGGAAGGTGGTGGCGTCGACGAGGATCTCGTCCCGGCCCTCGGGCGCCATCCGCACCGCCGCGACCACGGCCTTGAAGACGTTC is a window encoding:
- a CDS encoding diacylglycerol kinase, translating into MSAPDQLLVVIDPVARRFDGESVRIAKDVLCAGSAAKICLPDGPEEFSRALARRGSRRPVVIGDDRALLRAVGSLHRARELADEALSLVPVGAGASVEVARSLGVPTGAVAAARAVLDGAAHHLDLLADDSDGVVLADLRIPAGPAAAAAGAPGRTGSVWHTCRSLVRTFVRPVPPAPPGVRTGVRTHRLRVEADGVVLSDLDEPVEDVRVRAADGAAEVTVHRRSDPGPIRSLAKVVTVSGADFRYRADALVAGPVRRRTWTLRPRAWSLTLPAPGAVAE
- a CDS encoding GbsR/MarR family transcriptional regulator — protein: MTPMTGKARDAEAVSLFVERFAAQLVEAGMTRMPARVFAALLSSDSGALTSAELGEQLQVSPAAVSGAVRYLAQQHMVSREREPGSRRERYRVHSDQWYEALTNRDAVLKRWSESLREGVTSLGAETPAGRRLEETVAFFDFVQVELTAMMERWREHRERMFGRP
- a CDS encoding ABC transporter ATP-binding protein, whose protein sequence is MTKAISVAGLHKSFGRAHALDGLDLSVGTGEVHGFLGPNGAGKSTTIRILLGLLRADSGAARLLGMDPWKDAVELHRRIAYVPGDVTLWRNLSGGEVIDLYGRLRGGLDRARRNRLTERFELDPTKKGRTYSKGNRQKVALVAAFASEVDVLILDEPTSGLDPLMEGVFQSCVAEERDRGRTVLLSSHVLSEVEALCDRVSIIRKGRTVESGSLADLRHLTRTSVSADLAGAPDGLARLPGVHELDVQGPAAASEGAGCRVRFQVDTDKLDAVLRSLTGAGVRSLTSTPPTLEELFLRHYEDDVRGSEPDDSGGRGTRAEGAMVR
- a CDS encoding ABC transporter permease — translated: MTAAAETRAAHAPRRGGGPGTGSRPLAGTGTLLRLALRRDRIVLPVWVLVVAGMVVSGVGSLQALYDTQAERAGLAASMAANGSLRSLYGPVFGDSTGALVAWRFGTFAAVLAAVMSLIVVVRHTREEEETGRQELLSSAMVGRRAPLTAALLTAGLANAAVALLITAGLARLGSAGALALGLAVGGTGMVFATTAAIVAQLTESARLAKGATAAVLGVAFVLRAAGDAGTAGAPVRGGLGGGSSLLTWLSPVGWAENVRAYADERWWVLLLMLTAAVALGAAAYALAGRRDVGMGFLATRPGPAEGRITTAGGLAWRLQRATWAGWAAGFLLTGIVFGGMADGAADLVGDNEQAKQIFERMGGQTALTDAFLAAMVGMFGLVAALYAVGAVLRMHGEETSRRAEPVLANAVGRTAWAAGHLAVAFGGTVLVMLLAGAGLALGHGGDLLPIAGAALAQVPAVWTLAGVALLLYGAVPRAATAGWAVAGLCLALGWVGPALGLPRAVLNLSPFGHLPKLPGPRMDWPPVLLLTALAVSLVAAGLAAFRRRDLQT
- a CDS encoding cytochrome P450, producing MDAAEFAPWSPAFTADPYPAYAELRDRGRVHWFEPTRQWLVPHHAEVSALLRDRRLGRTYLHRFTHEEFGRMPPPPGHEPFHTLNDNGLLDLEAPDPTRIRRLVTKAFTPRTVQALEPTVRRLAAGLVARLAKNGGGDLLAEVAEPLPVAVIAEMLGIPESDRGLLRPWSADICGMFELNPSEETAARAVRASVEFSAYLRELIAARRAEPGEDLVSALVSAHDEGETLSEQELVSTCVLLLNAGHEATVNTTANGWWTLFRHPGELARLRADHALLSTAVEELMRYDTPLQMFERWVLDDIEIGGTVVPRGSELALLFGSANRDPARFERPGDLDLGRADNPHITFGAGIHYCLGAPLARVELAASFGELLRQAPTMRLAAEPEWKPGYVIRGLRELRVEL
- a CDS encoding response regulator, which produces MTIRVLIVDDQAMVREGFSVLLNAMPDIEVIGEAVNGREAVAQVDALRPDVVLMDIRMPELNGIEATREIVAADSEAKVLVLTTFDLDEYVYQALRAGASGFLLKDASARQLADGVRVVAAGEALLAPTVTRRLITEFSRISAAPRTPALARIGELTERETEVLVLIAQGLSNAEIASHLVVAESTIKTHVSRILVKLGLRDRTQAAVFAYEARLVTPG
- a CDS encoding histidine kinase translates to MTDTPTTQRIPRTEADSRSPEFRLAMGALGGLRQDLFHDAFAYRPLAPLAGDGPVIRRLPARIRRYAAWTPHAVVAAGALLVLLIGASTTSGAFGLVLLVLTAVPAATVLMTLVRPVLAFWASLATTPFLAVLAGTWGEWPWAPATIASHLAVLTVVAARTRPRAAFWMWLLTGAYGLFAESVLGRGYPGATAPLMFVAAVALLVVSLAQVRRDAEREVAAQQSVTAVERDRRTLLEERTTIARELHDVVAHHMSVVAIQAEAAPYRVENPPPELEQAFVTIRENAVAALTELRRVLGVVRAEDYEAPDAPQPTLADLDGLLGNVRDAGLEVGLAVTGAVRQLPPGVELSAYRIVQEALSNALRHAPGASAKVEVSYVLGGLGVRVVNGPVRGLVKPARHPAGSPERGLRPPLSTGTGHGLTGMRERVSMLNGEMTTGPTEDGGYEVAVFVPVAKDETA
- a CDS encoding NmrA family NAD(P)-binding protein, producing MTNPTHPQKILVAGATGTVGRQVVAELLDRGHTVRALTRDPGRARASLPAGAEAVHGDLTDPDGLAPALEGVTGLHLITFGGEYMAPLETGPEIVALAREAGVGRITVLNGGGDTPLQDAVQKSGLAWTVLMPVEFMANALEWAEGIRAEDTVGEPFTDRLSAMVHEADIGAVAAVALTEEGHDRETYLITGPEVLSLQDKVDTLAKARGRDIALTELTPDEAVSRWRAAGLPQDVVDFLLDVYGNTPPEGRTVVDTVRRVTGRPARTFAEWAAEHAPAFRA
- a CDS encoding alpha/beta hydrolase family protein is translated as MPDPAAARDAAEEASALSHPAVAPDASAAYGEHPDQVVDFYAPRDGREPAPLVVVLHGGAWRAPYDRRHITPFADFLARRGFAVANVEYRRGASLPQQRGEQGGGDQDGGGPAAGRWPETFDDVAAALDALPELARTALPQADPRRTVLTGHSAGGHLALWAAARHVLPAGSPWRLPAEPLLRGVVALAPIADLGRAAELDVCGGAVHQLLGGEAEFEARAGSADPAVLLPTGIATAVVQGREDTVVPQAVAESFVDAAAKAGETVGLTLLGDVGHFPLIDPSADACAVVAEEIAQLAW
- the kynU gene encoding kynureninase, translating into MSETRLTERAAELDAADGLAKRRELFALDDGAVYLDGNSLGALPRHVQDRMADVIGRQWGELRIRSWDESGWWTAPQRIGERIAPLVGAAPGQIVVGDSTSVNVFKAVVAAVRMAPEGRDEILVDATTFPTDGYIAESAARLTGRRTVVVDPADVADAVGPRTAAALVNHVDYRTGRLHDLPGITAALHERGALAVWDLCHSAGALPVGLDEHGVDLAVGCTYKYLNGGPGSPAYLYVAERHQDRFDSPLPGWNSHADPFGMTRGYAPAEGAVRGRVGTPDILSMLALEAALDVWDGVTVEAVRAKSLALTDFFLECVEAYVPRGRVTPLTPAAHAERGSQVALACPDASAVMESLIARGVVGDLRRPDVLRFGFTPLYVGFADTERAARVLAEVLTAVDVPAGG